One genomic region from Cydia amplana chromosome Z, ilCydAmpl1.1, whole genome shotgun sequence encodes:
- the LOC134661013 gene encoding protein cereblon-like isoform X2 encodes MVKFTYSIIIIYGSQMLLTLAEQSAKSEENRQELLLCRKCGADVADSYYLFNQQSPGARKSEWRKLFGKNNVTVQTLVNPFGVQFEIVTTEKARCHNIGNPQGADSWFPGYSWRICTCPHCGAHIGWTFENSSLGVTDKSTPANTFHGLILSNILGENYSLIMMPNIYKMQ; translated from the exons ATGGTAAAGTTCacatattcaattataattatttatgggTCACAAATGTTGTTAACTCTTGCCGAACAATCCGCAAAATCGGAGGAAAATCGACAAG AACTCCTGCTATGCCGCAAGTGTGGAGCTGACGTGGCCGACTCTTATTACTTGTTTAATCAGCAAAGTCCTGGAGCTCGTAAAAGTGAATGGAGAAAATTGTTTGGCAAAAATAATGTAACTGTGCAAACATTAGTAAATCCATTTGGTGTTCAGTTTGAGATTGTTACTACAGAAAAGGCCAGATGCCATAATATAGGCAAT CCACAGGGTGCAGACTCATGGTTCCCTGGTTACTCGTGGCGGATCTGCACATGTCCCCACTGTGGAGCACATATTGGCTGGACATTTGAGAACTCTTCATTAGGAGTCACTGACAAATCTACTCCAGCTAACACATTTCATGGATTAATCTTGAGCAACATTTTGGGAGAAAATT ATTCCCTGATAATGATgccaaatatttacaaaatgcaATGA
- the LOC134661013 gene encoding protein cereblon-like isoform X1, which produces MVKFTYSIIIIYGSQMLLTLAEQSAKSEENRQELLLCRKCGADVADSYYLFNQQSPGARKSEWRKLFGKNNVTVQTLVNPFGVQFEIVTTEKARCHNIGNPQGADSWFPGYSWRICTCPHCGAHIGWTFENSSLGVTDKSTPANTFHGLILSNILGENFTDSLIMMPNIYKMQ; this is translated from the exons ATGGTAAAGTTCacatattcaattataattatttatgggTCACAAATGTTGTTAACTCTTGCCGAACAATCCGCAAAATCGGAGGAAAATCGACAAG AACTCCTGCTATGCCGCAAGTGTGGAGCTGACGTGGCCGACTCTTATTACTTGTTTAATCAGCAAAGTCCTGGAGCTCGTAAAAGTGAATGGAGAAAATTGTTTGGCAAAAATAATGTAACTGTGCAAACATTAGTAAATCCATTTGGTGTTCAGTTTGAGATTGTTACTACAGAAAAGGCCAGATGCCATAATATAGGCAAT CCACAGGGTGCAGACTCATGGTTCCCTGGTTACTCGTGGCGGATCTGCACATGTCCCCACTGTGGAGCACATATTGGCTGGACATTTGAGAACTCTTCATTAGGAGTCACTGACAAATCTACTCCAGCTAACACATTTCATGGATTAATCTTGAGCAACATTTTGGGAGAAAATT TTACAGATTCCCTGATAATGATgccaaatatttacaaaatgcaATGA
- the LOC134661864 gene encoding serine/arginine-rich splicing factor 4-like isoform X2 has protein sequence MADSTNMSLDDIIRAGRSRGRGGTNIRGRGRGGGRGRGAVRRGRSATRAETPGAAGARSRSRSRSRSQVRPRGRGRGRGRGRSQSRSRQQRRSTSRARSASRSRSQQRGLTPRGRAELETQNVPLQSRIGKFRGSGQNRVSRTRSTSNVRGDVRSRLGVTRGALAGRARRPLAVAKRGIAKRGRGLTTRNKYTSVGLRSDQILKEQLNKKAQNLLFRDNIIRSQTFTRSRSRSRSRNNSLSRNNSLSRSNSRSRHNSFTSASQLTVSVANDLAKRRRRNSVGNSNYLNKQSLVQLNNQLGGYKQRRGPGSVYSVGSNRSTQSNRSNRSNASARSGRSRGRGRGRGRGRGRGRGVSRNFVNKQVLNSKLQKEIAAIQGKASNGNSSEAPVGIHFTPTPASTTQTLHQRFASS, from the exons ATGGCGGACTCTACAAATATGTCATTAG ATGACATCATACGAGCTGGTAGGTCGCGTGGTAGAGGTGGCACGAACATACGCGGGCGAGGACGCGGAGGTGGGCGCGGCCGCGGTGCGGTCAGGCGGGGGCGGTCAGCGACTCGCGCGGAGACCCCCGGGGCCGCGGGCGCGCGGTCTAGATCCCGCTCGCGGTCGCGGTCGCAGGTGCGCCCCCGCGGCCGGGGCCGAGGCCGAGGCCGCGGACGCTCGCAGTCCCGATCTCGTCAGCAGCGGCGCTCCACTTCCCGGGCTAGAtcggcgtctcgctcgcgctcaCAGCAGAGAGGACTGACGCCGAGGGGAAGAGCAGAATTAGAAACTCAAAACGTACCACTACAAAGCAGAATAGGCAAATTTAGAG GAAGTGGTCAAAATCGTGTCAGCCGCACCCGTTCTACTTCCAATGTGCGCGGCGACGTACGCAGCCGGCTCGGCGTGACGCGCGGCGCGCTCGCgggccgcgcgcgccgcccgctCGCCGTCGCCAAGAGAGGCATCGCCAAGCGCGGCCGGGGCCTGACCACACGCAACAAATACACTTCGGTGGGATTGAGATCTGATCAAATACTAAAAGAACAACTTAATAAGAAAGCGCAAAATTTGCTATTCCGGGATAATATCATTCGATCTCAAACATTTACTCGGTCCAGGTCGAGATCAAGATCGAGAAATAATTCATTATCAAGGAATAATTCACTGTCTCGGAGTAATTCTCGATCTAGGCACAATTCCTTCACCTCGGCATCTCAGTTGACTGTCAGCGTGGCTAATGATCTAGCAAAGCGACGTCGACGCAATAGCGTTGGCAATTCTAATTACTTAAATAAACAGAGCCTCGTTCAGCTGAATAATCAACTAGGTGGATATAAACAGCGGCGTGGGCCCGGGAGCGTCTACTCCGTGGGGTCCAACCGATCAACCCAGTCTAATAGATCGAACCGCTCCAACGCCAGCGCGCGCTCGGGCCGCTCTCGGGGCCGCGGCCGCggacgcgggcgcgggcgcggccgcgGTCGGGGAGTCAGCCGTAACTTCGTTAATAAACAAGTCCTCAATAGCAAACTGCAGAAAGAAATTGCTGCTATTCAAGGAAAAGCATCGAACGGCAATTCGAGTGAAGCGCCGGTAGGAATACACTTTACTCCTACACCGGCAAGCACTACGCAAACCTTGCATCAAAGGTTTGCTAGTTCATAA
- the LOC134661864 gene encoding serine/arginine-rich splicing factor 4-like isoform X1, with translation MADSTNMSLDDIIRAGRSRGRGGTNIRGRGRGGGRGRGAVRRGRSATRAETPGAAGARSRSRSRSRSQVRPRGRGRGRGRGRSQSRSRQQRRSTSRARSASRSRSQQRGLTPRGRAELETQNVPLQSRIGKFRGIGQNRVSRTRSTSNVRGDVRSRLGVTRGALAGRARRPLAVAKRGIAKRGRGLTTRNKYTSVGLRSDQILKEQLNKKAQNLLFRDNIIRSQTFTRSRSRSRSRNNSLSRNNSLSRSNSRSRHNSFTSASQLTVSVANDLAKRRRRNSVGNSNYLNKQSLVQLNNQLGGYKQRRGPGSVYSVGSNRSTQSNRSNRSNASARSGRSRGRGRGRGRGRGRGRGVSRNFVNKQVLNSKLQKEIAAIQGKASNGNSSEAPVGIHFTPTPASTTQTLHQRFASS, from the exons ATGGCGGACTCTACAAATATGTCATTAG ATGACATCATACGAGCTGGTAGGTCGCGTGGTAGAGGTGGCACGAACATACGCGGGCGAGGACGCGGAGGTGGGCGCGGCCGCGGTGCGGTCAGGCGGGGGCGGTCAGCGACTCGCGCGGAGACCCCCGGGGCCGCGGGCGCGCGGTCTAGATCCCGCTCGCGGTCGCGGTCGCAGGTGCGCCCCCGCGGCCGGGGCCGAGGCCGAGGCCGCGGACGCTCGCAGTCCCGATCTCGTCAGCAGCGGCGCTCCACTTCCCGGGCTAGAtcggcgtctcgctcgcgctcaCAGCAGAGAGGACTGACGCCGAGGGGAAGAGCAGAATTAGAAACTCAAAACGTACCACTACAAAGCAGAATAGGCAAATTTAGAGGTAT TGGTCAAAATCGTGTCAGCCGCACCCGTTCTACTTCCAATGTGCGCGGCGACGTACGCAGCCGGCTCGGCGTGACGCGCGGCGCGCTCGCgggccgcgcgcgccgcccgctCGCCGTCGCCAAGAGAGGCATCGCCAAGCGCGGCCGGGGCCTGACCACACGCAACAAATACACTTCGGTGGGATTGAGATCTGATCAAATACTAAAAGAACAACTTAATAAGAAAGCGCAAAATTTGCTATTCCGGGATAATATCATTCGATCTCAAACATTTACTCGGTCCAGGTCGAGATCAAGATCGAGAAATAATTCATTATCAAGGAATAATTCACTGTCTCGGAGTAATTCTCGATCTAGGCACAATTCCTTCACCTCGGCATCTCAGTTGACTGTCAGCGTGGCTAATGATCTAGCAAAGCGACGTCGACGCAATAGCGTTGGCAATTCTAATTACTTAAATAAACAGAGCCTCGTTCAGCTGAATAATCAACTAGGTGGATATAAACAGCGGCGTGGGCCCGGGAGCGTCTACTCCGTGGGGTCCAACCGATCAACCCAGTCTAATAGATCGAACCGCTCCAACGCCAGCGCGCGCTCGGGCCGCTCTCGGGGCCGCGGCCGCggacgcgggcgcgggcgcggccgcgGTCGGGGAGTCAGCCGTAACTTCGTTAATAAACAAGTCCTCAATAGCAAACTGCAGAAAGAAATTGCTGCTATTCAAGGAAAAGCATCGAACGGCAATTCGAGTGAAGCGCCGGTAGGAATACACTTTACTCCTACACCGGCAAGCACTACGCAAACCTTGCATCAAAGGTTTGCTAGTTCATAA
- the LOC134661674 gene encoding GTPase-activating protein produces MKEINSNGFNMADDMRKVRVEERLKIKIGEAKNLPARSHGAACHRDIYCVLSLDQEEIFRTSTMERTLNPFFGEEFQFEVPRRFRYLSIYVFDRDKHLKQDRVLGKVAIKREDLHRYNNKDHWFALRPVDADSEVQGKAYIDLSLEDSRKRLRMEPKPPDPDPGADNCPSKANKGKNLGRLSEYCKESMRFGSCSSSTSKKLLSAVATEPAMSLSRSESLKDRAQWAVRAKPPMHAMSESDTSPSPTAADYWSDPERHCAARQGPDTIRLRVLECSELTTKNGQCDPFALVTILYSNGRRVERRTKPKKKTVNPQFDEIFCFDLVLEADPKDKDGSQSAGVASEARVSVWHDAATPVFLGEVRLQLRQPAPAPRAWFFLSARAGGAASRGATPPGTRLSAAGGAALGSLRLLLQYTVDHVFPIQHYRRLEELFLMSVTQKPITTSAVYILGEIVASKTDAAQPLVRLFTHHDLIVPVVRELADAEISVLTDATTIFRGNTLVSKMMDEAMRLSGAAYLRSVLRPTLAAVLADRRPCEIDPARVKPAAAVQPNLANLNHYVQRVFDSITSSYAMCPAVMCRLFEALRQSAARHFPHNAEVRYSVVSGFIFLRFFAPAILGPRLFDLTTEQIDPQTNRTLTLISKTIQSLGNLVSSRSAQQVCKEEYMAELYRSFCTPRHVQAIKQFLEIISTSTDTQSSSVQESPVLLKEGTMIKRSEGVRGGVGSPRRRWARAAQAHAKRRHFRLTSGELTWSRCGAKAAAHRLPLAGVLAVAPVDCPTAGAPLGANNIFQIVHRERVLFVQASNCVERAEWVRLLTALCRHSPASPPHKGYYADTEWTCCGRREAEAEGCGGCEATEAGERETLRGPAALALRLDPARDLQRLHALLVAHAAPIDARALALQEGPPSEERDAEAATLRELQEAMFDLEHRHRVYHRSLARETKYGSKQAPIGDDNYLHLAGAGSGMSGMGGGEGGAFLWRAWRSEPSPDAAAPPAPLHGSLDVASSTESLKLSRHIDERSSGKSNKSTGSGYLTMSCLKQEPSEDSDNSAGKPARPPKPARLSPSRATLASHAADWPPLSEYVDVELKPPERRPKSDANSPKRQDSDPSYRCKEYELMANFMSHAASPAGEEAPPAVPPRGHATQRARLHPKPERAPAAPRRGSAGSLPDPDSQPAEPRPASKLDTLSNDDSLLDELQRDAYCVLKVCEDESGNDSSEITEEPDRKEKEDYGIFSRISIQRKSNPIKTQSNPMKPLKTSSSTSNVHDTGSNSSRPFAERLTPFFLKKKSKPPEDIQSTNKSSRKEDNLIGRLTPRFGQSRLYGRGQSLELAPSETRTKRIERSATTVNLPTRPINSSIVANLKFLSLHRYGAQDDVQCRTFVRSDEAELPAPSGATREPPASASPAAAAGAPPGGGASEALDLPDAAWRPAAHQHGPLLAAATSDIRL; encoded by the exons TCCCTTTTTCGGCGAGGAGTTCCAGTTCGAAGTGCCACGTAGATTTCGATACCTTTCCATATACGTGTTCGATCGGGATAAGCACCTCAAGCAGGATCGAGTGCTCGGCAAAGTGGCCATCAAAAGGGAAGACTTGCACCGGTACAACAACAAGGACCACTGGTTCGCGCTGCGGCCAGTGGACGCGGACTCGGAGGTGCAGGGCAAGGCCTACATCGATCTGTCGCTGGAGGACTCGAGAAAGCGGCTGCGCATGGAGCCCAAGCCGCCGGACCCCGACCCCGGCGCGGATAACTGCCCGTCCAAAGCGAACAAAGGAAAGAATCTCGGGAGGCTTTCGGAGTACTGTAAGGAGAGCATGCGATTCGGCTCGTGTTCGAGTTCGACTAGCAAAAAGCTCCTGAGCGCCGTTGCGACTGAACCTGCTATGTCGCTCTCGCGTTCGGAGAGCCTGAAGGACCGGGCGCAGTGGGCGGTGCGGGCCAAGCCGCCTATGCACGCCATGTCCGAGTCGGACACGTCGCCCTCGCCGACCGCCGCCGACTACTGGTCGGACCCCGAGCGGCACTGCGCCGCGCGACAAGGGCCCGACACCATCCGCCTGCGGGTGCTCGAATGCTCAGAGCTCACCACGAAAAACGGACAGTGCGATCCCTTCGCTCTCGTCACCATACTTTATTCGAACGGACGAAGAGTCGAAAGACGCACTAAACCTAAAAAGAAAACTGTTAATCCTCAGTTTGATGAAATATTCTGCTTCGATCTCGTTTTGGAGGCGGACCCGAAAGACAAGGATGGCTCGCAATCG GCGGGCGTGGCGAGCGAGGCGCGCGTGTCGGTGTGGCACGACGCGGCCACGCCGGTGTTCCTGGGCGAGGTGCGGCTGCAGCTGCGGCAGCCGGCTCCGGCGCCGAGGGCCTG GTTCTTCTTGAGCGcgcgcgcgggcggcgcggcgtcgcGCGGCGCCACGCCGCCGGGCACGCGGCTgtcggcggcgggcggcgccgcGCTCGGCTCGCTGCGCCTGCTGCTGCAGTACACCGTCGACCACGTCTTCCCCATACAACACTACCGCCGCCTCGAGGAGCTCTTCCTTATGAGTGTCACACAGAAG CCCATAACCACGTCGGCGGTGTACATCTTGGGGGAGATCGTGGCGAGTAAGACGGACGCGGCGCAGCCGCTGGTGCGGCTGTTCACGCACCACGACCTCATCGTGCCCGTCGTTCGGGAACTCGCCGACGCGGAGATATCTGTGCTTAC GGACGCGACGACGATATTCCGTGGCAACACGCTGGTGTCCAAGATGATGGACGAAGCCATGCGGCTGAGCGGCGCCGCGTACCTGCGCTCGGTGCTGCGGCCGACGCTGGCCGCCGTGCTGGCCGACCGGCGGCCCTGCGAGATCGACCCCGCGCGCGTCAAGCCCGCAGCCGCCGTGCAGCCCAACCTCGCCAACCTCAACCACTACGTACAGAGG GTGTTCGACTCGATAACGTCCTCGTACGCGATGTGCCCGGCGGTGATGTGCCGCCTGTTCGAGGCGCTCCGGCAGAGCGCCGCGCGGCACTTCCCGCACAACGCGGAGGTGCGCTACTCGGTCGTCTCCGGGTTCATCTTCCTGCGCTTCTTCGCGCCCGCCATACTCGGCCCGAGGCTCTTCGACCTTACCACCGAACAAATT GACCCGCAAACGAACCGGACGCTGACGCTGATCTCTAAGACGATCCAGTCGCTGGGCAACCTGGTCAGCAGCCGCTCGGCGCAGCAGGTCTGCAAGGAGGAGTACATGGCCGAGCTCTACCGCAGCTTCTGCACTCCCCGACAC GTGCAAGCAATAAAACAATTCCTGGAGATAATCTCGACGAGTACAGACACGCAGAGCAGCAGTGTGCAGGAGTCGCCCGTGCTGCTCAAGGAGGG GACGATGATCAAGCGGTCGGAGGGAGTGCGCGGCGGCGTGGGGTCGCCGCGGCGGCGCTGGGCGCGCGCGGCGCAGGCGCACGCCAAGCGGCGCCACTTCCGCCTCACCAG CGGCGAGCTGACGTGGTCGCGGTGCGGCGCGAAGGCCGCGGCGCACCGGCTGCCGCTGGCGGGCGTGCTGGCCGTGGCGCCCGTCGACTGCCCCACTGCCGGCGCGCCGCTCGGTGCCAACAACATTTTCCAAATAG TGCACCGCGAGCGCGTGCTGTTCGTGCAGGCGAGCAACTGCGTGGAGCGCGCCGAGTGGGTGCGGCTGCTGACGGCGCTGTGCCGGCACTCGCCCGCCTCGCCGCCGCACAAGGGCTACTACGCCGACACCGAGTGGACGTG CTGCGGTCGTCGCGAGGCGGAGGCGGAGGGGTGCGGCGGGTGCGAGGCCACGGAGGCGGGCGAGCGCGAGACGCTGCGCGGGCCGGCGGCGCTGGCGCTGCGGCTCGACCCCGCGCGCGACCTGCAGCGCCTGCACGCGCTGCTCGTGGCGCACGCCGCGCCCATCGACGCGCGCGCCCTAGCGTTACAAG AAGGGCCACCGTCGGAAGAGCGCGACGCGGAGGCGGCCACGCTGCGCGAGCTGCAGGAGGCCATGTTCGACCTGGAGCACCGCCACCGCGTCTACCACCGCTCGCTCGCGCGCGAGACCAAATACGGCAGCAA GCAAGCTCCCATCGGTGACGACAATTACCTTCACCTTGCGGGCGCCGGGTCGGGTATGTCGGGCATGGGCGGCGGCGAAGGCGGCGCCTTCCTGTGGCGCGCGTGGCGCAGCGAGCCCAGCCCcgacgccgccgcgccgccggcgCCGCTCCACGGCTCGCTCGACGTCGCGTCCAGCACCGAGTCGCTCAAGCTGTCGCGGCACATCGACGAGCGGTCTTCCGGCAAGTCCAACAAGTCCACGGGGAGCGGCTATTTGACTATGTCTTGCCTCAAGCAGGAGCCCTCCGAGGACAGCGACAACTCGGCCGGTAAACCTGCGCGACCGCCCAAACCTGCGCGACTCTCGCCCTCGCGCGCCACGCTCGCGTCCCACGCCGCCGATTGGCCGCCGCTCAGCGAGTACGTCGACGTCGAGTTGAAGCCGCCCGAGCGGAGGCCCAAGTCCGACGCCAACTCGCCGAAACGGCAGGACTCCGACCCGTCCTATCGCTGCAAAGAGTACGAGTTGATGGCGAATTTCATGAGCCATGCGGCCTCACCTGCGGGCGAGGAGGCGCCGCCTGCCGTACCTCCGCGGGGGCACGCGACGCAGCGCGCGCGGTTGCACCCCAAGCCGGAGCGCgcacccgccgcgccgcgccgcggctCGGCCGGCAGCCTGCCCGACCCCGACTCGCAACCCGCGGAGCCGCGGCCCGCCAGTAAACTGGATACGCTGTCTAATGACGACAGCTTGCTCGACGAACTTCAGCGGGACGCCTACTGCGTGCTCAAGGTGTGCGAGGACGAGTCCGGGAACGATTCCAGTGAAATTACAGAAGAACCGGATCGGAAAGAGAAAGAAGATTATGGAATATTTTCTAGAATTAGTATCCAGCGAAAGTCTAACCCTATAAAAACCCAATCGAATCCCATGAAACCACTAAAAACGTCAAGTTCCACCTCGAACGTTCATGATACTGGATCTAATTCCTCTCGACCGTTTGCGGAGCGGCTGACGCCTTTTTTCCTGAAGAAAAAGTCGAAACCGCCGGAAGATATACAAAGTACGAACAAATCTTCGCGAAAGGAGGATAACCTAATCGGTCGCCTGACGCCGCGATTTGGACAGTCACGGCTGTACGGGCGCGGGCAATCACTAGAGCTTGCGCCCTCCGAGACGCGCACGAAACGCATCGAGCGCTCCGCCACTACTGTTAATCTTCCAACGAGACCGATAAACTCATCAATAGTGGCAAATCTCAAGTTTCTTAGTCTGCACCGGTACGGTGCTCAGGATGACGTGCAGTGCCGCACGTTCGTCCGTAGCGACGAAGCAGAGCTGCCGGCCCCAAGCGGAGCGACGCGCGAGCCGCCCGCGAGCGCCTCgcctgcggcggcggcgggcgcgccgCCGGGGGGGGGCGCGAGCGAGGCGCTGGACTTGCCCGACGCGGCGTGGCGCCCCGCCGCGCACCAGCACGGCCCGCTGCTGGCCGCCGCCACCAGCGACATCCGGCTCTAG